The nucleotide window CACCTGCCTTGTTTGTCAGCATAATTGCACAAATGATGCATTTGGTCTGGAGCATGCTGTGGGGTACACTGAAGAAAATGGAACCACGATTTCATGGAAGGTTGACAGCCTGACTGAATGGGATACATCTCCACAGTGCTactataatgatgatgatggtaaccAGTGTGTTACCAGCCTGCCTATAACCGTCTATCGTAAGTAAACTTGCTGTTAAACAAAGAATACTACGGTAACAAtttaatatgattaaaataagaaataagtaTGTTggatatatttagtttttttcatattgtcagCTGTAGTTCACCACTTGTatcttactgtgtgtgtctctgtttttgtCCCCAGAGCCTCCAAAAAATGTCTATCTCATCTTCATAAATCACTCTGGGCCGATGTTTGCAGGCCATCAGTACACTCTGCAGTGTACAGTCCAGGAAGTTGCTCCTATTAGTAACCTCAATGTGACCTTCtacagaggacagacagaacTACAGAGACTACAGTCCAGCAGCACAACAAAGGAGCCAGTTAATGAGACCTTCACTCTGGACATCAACCCTAGTAAAGATGATGGAGGCCTGTACTGGTGTGAAGCAAAGCTAGAGCTGGGAGCTGAAGGACCACAGCCTCCTCCAGTGTTGACGTCACAAAACATCATCGCCACTGTTCACTGTGAGTAAGAAAACAAAATTGACACACATCTCATCTCTGAGCCAGCTAGTAAAAGTTTTAATGTgacaacagcaaaacaaacatttgacacaaacacataactctttaaaaacagctttatttgGTCATCACATTGGCCTCTTTTGTATCTTTTGGTTAAAGAGTAACATTGAatgataggttcacaattttcaagtttgtcttaaaacaaatcATTCAGAAATCATGTAAttattccttctgttcatacagGCCATTAGAGGATCGTAATACACTTACCAGGCCAAAAGCCCCAGTGTGTCCatgcagtcattttgtgcaaaaaatgcatttaaaagtttatctgaagcttatatgaggttTCAACATTCTGAATTTGTCATATCAGGtagatatctgccacatttacagactTTTTAGCATcatattccctctttgtgtttatcTGTTAAGCTGTGtaggaagtatagtaacaagaAGAGGGACTCTGGTACTTAAATGTCTGTAATCTCGATCAGGGGTGGATTAAGTCATTTTGGGGCCCAAAGCGAACACAGACATGGGGCCCTCCACATCctttgttttccccttttctaACCCTTTTAAGACACGTCTGTAACATtgtcttttagttttttagtagGGTCATCTTCAAGTGTAAAACCTTGGTTAAGGTGACTGAGTCTGTGATGGATTCTCACAGCCCGACTGTAAAATGTCATCTGCTTTTGGCCTGGCTGGATGCTTCCTGGGCTCTCACAGCCCATCACTGTCTCAGTCTGAAACCCAACACACAACATAGTGTTACTCTTGTGCCCAGTGGTGTAAAATAACTAAATGCATTtcctcaagtactgtacttcaGTACAAATTTGACATAATTATACTTAAATGAGTATTTACATTTATGCTACTTTCATTACATCTCAGGGGCAAATATTTTTCTCCAAACAATGATTTTGAATATGAATGTTTGTGATAAACTGAACAGGTTGAGAAATGTCTCTGACTTCTTGAGCTAGATAGTCTTTAAATCCCTCATGGGTCATATGGAAAATGCATCACAAAGTTGAAAACAGGttgtttttctgactttttacaGATATATGGTTTGAGAGGAGAGCCAAATTTCAAACATACAATGATGGTACACAGTATGAtgcattgatgtgttttaaacAAGCCAACAGTAACCTATATAaagttgttttaagaaagacaAACAATTATGAACACatcctttaaataaatgttgagaACTAAAATGTTCCCCTCTTACATAATGAAGTAGAAGTATATTGTAGAAGAAACTAAAAGTGATGTAGAAAGGCCGGTTATGGCCGGTGCTGTGGCGTAAATAGTTGCATACTTTTCACCACTTTTCTTTGACAAAATTACTTCAATTTTCATTTCTCAGTGATGACATGTGTCTtatctccccccccccaaaaaaaatcaattaacacACAGACAAGCCTCAGCTAAAGGAGAGTCCCGATCCAGAACAGATCACCGTGACAATAGGAGACCCTCTGCATCTGAACTGCTCTAGTGAGGGAAACCCCAGCCCCTCCTACACCTGGAGGCTCCCATCAACCAGTCGTCCCCCCTTCAGTGGCAGCACTCTCAGTATCGAGGCTGTAACTTCTACAGATGGAGGACAGTACATCTGTTTGGTCAGCAACTCTGTGGGGAATGTGACTAAAGAGTTTACTGTGGATGTCAATGGTGAGTTTAAAGTTCAGTAATGTTCAGTCTTCAGGGTTATGATTGTTAGTGACAACTGAGTCACTGAAAAGTAATTGTGGTATCGTTTTCTCACAGTACTTGAGTCATGACATCAAGTACTGATTATCTATTCCTGTTTTCTTTACCCACACCCCTCATCCAAGGCCCTGCAGGAGGCTACAGctacatcatcattattattatcgtGGTGGTAGTGGTCATCACTCTGGCTGCCCTTTTCTACGTTCGTCGCCATCGCCATCAACACTTTGCTGTGCCCGTTGAAGAGTAAATTTGTGGGTGAGGCCTCACATGTGTATGGACTTCCTGAACCTGTTGCTACATCATGCTGCAGTTATGCTCATAAGCTGCAGTTATCTGTAAACCACAGATGTAGATTGCCTAACACCAACTGCTGTAGAAAGCACCTGGAGTCCCTGTGTATGAggagtaacacacacatgctgtaaatACGGTTAAAAGGAGGTTAAAACCAACATACTGAAGTGTTGCTTTGTTAATGGAGAGATGTCCATtgcttagattttttttaataaaaatgtttaaagtccCCTATTAAATTTGGTgcaaatgtaatatattgtcactatattttatattttataaagtaAACTTTAGAAATTGGtcacaaatataataattttttttaaaggggctCTGTAATTTCCTACAGCAGCAGGTCACTGTAGTTTTAATCAAATGTTACTAAAACAATAGCGAATTGTCAATTTATTGGGGAAGATTTTCATGtgcggattaatacacatttggtgcactAGTGTATGTCCGGCAGCAGGACAGTGTACGtgggattgactcaaaataaacaacagtgcCTGAACATTTATCACACTTGGTGTGTGTGGATCACTGCTTTTTTTCATGCTATCACGGATGGTGTTCATTATTTTGTGGAAATATGTTCAAAGTAtcatacagttagctagtttagtccaatggttcccaacctaggggttgggcccctccaaagggtcactaGATAAATCTGAAGGGTcatgaaatgattaatgattaatggaAGAAGatagaagagaaaacaaagttctgatacacaaatctattttcagtttttggacttttttctttcatctttatttttagtgaaatattgcatcatttgaacatttattaaaatgaaaccatgtgagaagtttagagggaaaaatcccCTTTTCGGTGGAGCTGCTAACAACtaagacatctgaaatgtgacctcgactacacactgctttttgtaagatgtcaaaagacaaaaaggttggaaaccactgatttcatctttaacaatgtgttgttatataatcttcatctgaaaagtaaaatcaaataaaatgcttAAGTAAAGTAAAGGTACACTCAAAGTAGtccttaagtacagtacttgaatTAATTCAGTTACTCTCCAGCACTGCATTTCATCACCCATTAAAGTGATCTTTTTAGACCTCAATCAGACCCTCACCATGGTCTTCACCAAGTGATACCATCATCTCAAAGTCATGTAACTAATTTCAGGTGGCTTGGCTCGCTGCCTATAAAAGCATACACATGAACAAACCTTCTCCTGTAACCTGGAGCACCTCAGCCTGTCCTGAGCCATAAGAAATGGTAACGGTCATCGTCTTAAATATAGTGAACAATATATTTACAACCCTCTTTTTTATGCATTGTAAGGAGTGCTTGAACATAATGATGAGCATACAGTGCAAAAACTTGATGACGCATagagagcaggtctagactctAGACCTTACTCAATTTAATTCAGAGATCCAACATTCCCcaatgagcaagcacttggcgagaGCGGCAAGGAATAACATAACATAAGTGCTTAAAACACTGATTTCGAGACATGAACTTGGCAGTGTTATTGTCAGTCATTCAGGTTCAGTGTTCTTATAAACTTGAACACAAAGCATACTTGACTTCCCCTTTTCAAAACCTTAAGAACTCCACTTTAAGGAAgcattttactgtgtgtgtgtgtgtgtgtgtgtgtgtgtgtgtgtgtgtgtgtgtgtgtgtgtgtgtgtgtgtgtgtgtgtgtgtgtgtgtgtgtgtcgtaacAGGTATGATGCGGCGTTGGGACGACAGTCAGAAGTATCTGTCGGACAACCCTCATCTGGTGTGTGATGAGACGGCTAATTGTCTTGTTGTCATCTGTATTGACTTTGAGATAGATGAGGTGAGTGCCGCATTTGCGCCACTCGCCATGAGTAAAAGCTGTGTAcatattttgattaaaatagaacaaaaagaCTAATTTGACAAAGTAAAGCCTCGTAAATCCTGCTTGTCTCTGTTGTAGAAACATGCACTGATGGAGCAGGTGGCCCACCAGGCCATCGTCATGCAGTCCATCTTAGATTTGGCTCGAACGCTGACGGTCGACCAATGAGGCTGCTTCAGATCAAGGTCAGTAGTTCAGTGAGTTTTTCTGTGTTGGTTGTGTAATTTATTTCTATGAGGaagttctttgtgtttgtttgtttgcgcATGATTGCACTGTGCTAATTTTACTTGACCTCAGTTCTGCATTTGATACTGTAGACCACAGTATTCTGATTAAGAGGCTACGTGATTGGGTGGGCATATCAGGCACAGCGTTGGAATGGTTTCAATCTTATCTTAATGGCAGGAATTTTACAGTCTCTATTGGTGATTTTCTGCCTGATCCTTCTCTGTCTTGTTGTGTCCCACAACGGTCAGTTCTTGGGCCCCTACTGTTCTCTCTATATCTTCTGCCTTTGGGACAGATCATAGCAGAATTGACTCCACCCGTCAGGCATGAGCTCTCTGTGCAAGGTAAACAGAATCGTCTACTCTCCATGAGTTTAAATATAAGCTTGAACAAAGTTTCTATTCTATGACATGGAAAATGGCAATGTAGTAAAATCAAGTCAAAAGAATAATGAATTTGAAATGACTGACACTGGTGTTCACGTTGCATATTAAAGTGACAATATgctgacattttaaacaggaCAATgattgtttttccttcttcgCTCACTCAAATTCAGTGTTGAGATGACAGTAGGAAGTACTCAGCTCACAATGTAGCTCACGAGTATGAACAGGAAATGCAGAGGAACTGTGATAAGAACAACATTCAGATGCTGCATGATATCATTAACAAAATGGACCCTGAGGTAGGTGTGCCATTGAAAAAGTAACCTAATAAAGGCCAGAAAGTGTCTTAGATTTATACAAAATGCCCCcaaaatgtatctgtttgttcattaattcattttgtcTTTCTACAGGAGGGAAAGTACCACCTGAAGAGGTGCATTGACTCTGGACTTTGGGTCCCCGACTCAGGAGAGGGTGACGATGAAGAGGAAAATtatgaagaggatgaggaagaagattAAACAGATAAGGAGGGACCTGCTGTAAATGAATGGCTCTCTTTTGTTCCACCTTGGTCAACAGCGCCATCTCATGTCTGTTTGTGGGTATAGTTGTGTGGAGCAGagacaaaaatatgaatcaCCCCTGAACACAGATCTGTCATGATTTGCTGCACCCATCATGTGTTTGATTGATCAATTTAAAGACTACCAAGagagtaatctgtaatctaggCTATATCAGCCAATATCAACTGGCCTTAAGTTGATTGGAGCATCCCTACCAAGTTGTACTTTACAGTCAAATTAATCTTTGTTTGTGTCCAGTGCAATTGACTCATTTTGGACAAACATGGACACAAATTAAAGTCGTGGCTGCTAAATaacaaacactttaaactaGAATATATAATTATCCTACATTGAATAGGAATTTagttaactttaaaaaagtttgtttcttGTTGAGACTATCAGAGGTTTCAATTCAAGTAGAAATTGAAGCTTTTAGTCCGATAAGAGCCTGTTCGactgaatgtaagtccaattaAGGTGTTATTGTTGCTGCTGAGATGTGACTGCATGCGATGGTTCATGTGTCTACtcatttttggtttttactACTTAAAACCACAATAgaattttatgtgtgtttatcatTGTAGGTATGCAGTGGTcagatgctctctctctctctctctctctctctctctctctctctctctctctctctctctctctctctctctctctctctctctctctctctcgattTAGTGATCTGAGGTATTTCTGATCTAATTATATGTacaatatcagtcaaaagtttgtaCACAGCTACTTAGAGGTGTATCTCCTCTTTGttaactgtgttgttttttcacattatgaTAGAGAACAAAGTTCGAGCATCTTTGCAATAATAAGGACCTATCTAACGAAATCACCTCTGGGTGTCAACCTGCTCAAATTTACAGTGCGTCAGTCCGTGGTGATAGAGGagaaaagctgcattaaaataaataaatacaaataggTGTACATCATTCAGATTTAGgggaaggattttgattggtTCTCAGCATTTTTGTCGTTCATCAAatcgctctgaaagtgatcccAATGATATTGTCCTCAATTATCGTTGTCAttaggggagaacagggttggtagtcacactttttactttcctttgaattccttaTAAACCATATACTGGATATATTCCTTTTCATGTGTAATGGAaacctaaagtgtcaggtaaaAATGGAGTGTcattactctccttcagctgattctgttcaaaagatatgaacttgtcttgtgcacttgtgagaGCTGTTCCCATCGTGGGGTTGAAAGTCAaacactatggggttggttgtccctgtgttgTTGTAATGggaaaaaatactaaaaatataggcaaactaatttaaaatgtttagtttcattgaaatacaaaaacaacacatctcctgcatcaagagaacataaacaggaaaaatcattcctaTAAGTGCAGAACCctttttgtccttatataacaatattatgCATTTTCAATTCTCtgactgctgctctgctcttaATCCAGAAATTACCTtggaagtaacatctcacctaaattctgaaactttcagtagGCATACCAACACTTTTTAAACAGCGCCCTTTACAGACGAAGATCTAATGAATGTGACCCCGTTCTCCCATGTAGTTGTGGTATGGACTCCACTATCCACTTGAATTAGaacaatatttaaaactatatagcctatttatagttatcgttaCAGTTATCATTCACAGTGATAACTGATAATATGTCttgaatgttccttctttcttccccttccttccttccctcttcctcccttccttccttgatggCGTGTGCagactgattttatattattctcaATGATTTCACACACAAGTTACAACCCAGAAAAAAATGCAACGTGTCTGTTAAACTACATATTCACAGTATGAATTGTGGTATATTCGGTTAGTGactggttttcttttttcatcagaAGACTATCATACAAAATTAGCTGCTCTAGATTCCCCATCCTCCTACCTCGGACTTTGACAGACCTGAGGTCGACCTAACCCTGATGATC belongs to Scomber scombrus chromosome 2, fScoSco1.1, whole genome shotgun sequence and includes:
- the LOC133995461 gene encoding vascular cell adhesion protein 1-like isoform X1 is translated as MFLRYVLVIVSLLHFLHDFRVCCDENCKEKPVFTPSRLVVKYGDPTSATCLVCQHNCTNDAFGLEHAVGYTEENGTTISWKVDSLTEWDTSPQCYYNDDDGNQCVTSLPITVYQPPKNVYLIFINHSGPMFAGHQYTLQCTVQEVAPISNLNVTFYRGQTELQRLQSSSTTKEPVNETFTLDINPSKDDGGLYWCEAKLELGAEGPQPPPVLTSQNIIATVHYKPQLKESPDPEQITVTIGDPLHLNCSSEGNPSPSYTWRLPSTSRPPFSGSTLSIEAVTSTDGGQYICLVSNSVGNVTKEFTVDVNGMMRRWDDSQKYLSDNPHLVCDETANCLVVICIDFEIDEKHALMEQVAHQAIVMQSILDLARTLTVDQ
- the LOC133995461 gene encoding vascular cell adhesion protein 1-like isoform X2, with amino-acid sequence MFLRYVLVIVSLLHFLHDFRVCCDENCKEKPVFTPSRLVVKYGDPTSATCLVCQHNCTNDAFGLEHAVGYTEENGTTISWKVDSLTEWDTSPQCYYNDDDGNQCVTSLPITVYQPPKNVYLIFINHSGPMFAGHQYTLQCTVQEVAPISNLNVTFYRGQTELQRLQSSSTTKEPVNETFTLDINPSKDDGGLYWCEAKLELGAEGPQPPPVLTSQNIIATVHYKPQLKESPDPEQITVTIGDPLHLNCSSEGNPSPSYTWRLPSTSRPPFSGSTLSIEAVTSTDGGQYICLVSNSVGNVTKEFTVDVNGPAGGYSYIIIIIIVVVVVITLAALFYVRRHRHQHFAVPVEE